One Malaclemys terrapin pileata isolate rMalTer1 chromosome 7, rMalTer1.hap1, whole genome shotgun sequence genomic region harbors:
- the CFL1 gene encoding cofilin-1: protein MQLSFPRAPPAISLRFAAPAQRHGLHFPACPTARAARKYPSPIKRKRAAGWFGAGQYLVSTPTDREAAAERTPRSPDRDPPARSTMASGVAVSDGVIKVFNDMKVRKASTPEEVKKRKKAVLFCLSEDKRNIILEEGKEILVGDVGETVDDPYLHFVKMLPESDCRYALYDATYETKESKKEDLVFVFWAPDCAPLKSKMIYASSKDAIKKKLTGIKHELQATCYEEVKDRCTLAQKLGGNAVVSLEGKPL from the exons ATGCAGCTCTCATTCCCTcgcgctccccccgccatttccctGCGCTTTGCGGCTCCTGCCCAGCGGCACGGACTCCATTTCCCTGCGTGCCCCACGGCCCGCGCCGCCCGGAAGTACCCCTCCCCCATAAAGCGGAAGCGGGCGGCCGGTTGGTTTGGGGCGGGGCAGTACTTGGTCTCGACACCGACCGACCGAGAAGCTGCCGCAGAGCGAACCCCGCGCAGCCCGGATCGTGATCCCCCTGCCCGCAGCACCATG gcatCTGGCGTAGCAGTCTCTGATGGAGTGATCAAGGTCTTCAATGACATGAAGGTGCGGAAGGCCTCCACCCCTGAGGAGGTGAAGAAGCGCAAGAAGGCGGTGCTCTTCTGCCTGAGTGAGGACAAGAGGAACATCATCCTGGAGGAGGGCAAGGAGATCCTGGTGGGGGACGTGGGTGAGACAGTCGATGACCCCTATCTGCACTTTGTCAAGATGCTCCCGGAGTCGGACTGCCGCTACGCCCTCTACGACGCCACTTACGAGACCAAGGAGAGcaagaaggaggatctggtctTTGTCTTCTG ggcCCCAGATTGTGCCCCCCTCAAGAGCAAGATGATCTACGCCAGCTCCAAGGATGCCATCAAGAAGAAACTCACAG gtatCAAGCATGAGTTGCAAGCAACCTGTTACGAGGAGGTGAAGGACCGCTGCACCTTGGCCCAGAAGCTGGGCGGCAACGCTGTCGTCAGCTTGGAAGGGAAGCCCTTGTGA